CCTGATCCTCGGGTATTTGTAATACTATGTTAACATTACTCCTTTTTGCCTGGGGCTCTATGAATCTCACAAGCCTTTCAAAGATAAATTTTGCAGGTACATGTTTTAATGATAGATCCGGTGTTTTCGCAAATATTAAAAGATCTTTGACAGAGCGGTCAAGTCTTTCTACTTCATTGAGTATCTCCTTTATTATCGGCTGCCTCGGATCGGATGCAGGGAATTCCTCTGAAAGCACCTGGACTGCTCCACTTATACCTGCAAGAGGATTTCTTATCTCATGGGCGATAGCAGAAGCAAGTTCTCCCAGGGTTGCCATCTCCTGAACCCTTCTCATTTCAGCTAGGTGACAGAGTTCAAAGTCCTTTCTTGTTCTTTCAAGGTCTGATATAATTTCATTAATGCCTCTTGCCATATCTCCTATCTCGTCTAGCCTTTCTGTAATAATACGGGCTCTGAGATCATTTTTCTTCACCTTTTCAACTGTGCTAAGAATATCTCTGATAGGTTTTTCAAAAATAACTCCTGCAAGTAACCATATAATACCTGTTGATAGAACAACTAATATTATAAAATTTAAAAAAGCTTTTCTCTTAATACCTGATGCTGCCTCAAAATACTTCATGGAGCTTATCTCTATTCCCAGTATGGCTCTTATCTTTTTGTTGTCAGTGTGACATCTCTGACAGAACATCTCGTTATAAAGTGGAATATAAAGGGAATAGACGCCTGCAGTATTGGTGGTATCTTCTATGATTTTTGAGAATCTTTCTGCACTCTCGCCTGCTAATAGATGAATTTTTTCTTGAGGATAATAGGTATTTACTTCCGCCGGGCTGGATG
The sequence above is drawn from the Thermodesulfovibrionales bacterium genome and encodes:
- a CDS encoding ATP-binding protein; amino-acid sequence: MLEGKGRDFQRYIESELIGDIKAIRLLRDDGLVIGSSSPAEVNTYYPQEKIHLLAGESAERFSKIIEDTTNTAGVYSLYIPLYNEMFCQRCHTDNKKIRAILGIEISSMKYFEAASGIKRKAFLNFIILVVLSTGIIWLLAGVIFEKPIRDILSTVEKVKKNDLRARIITERLDEIGDMARGINEIISDLERTRKDFELCHLAEMRRVQEMATLGELASAIAHEIRNPLAGISGAVQVLSEEFPASDPRQPIIKEILNEVERLDRSVKDLLIFAKTPDLSLKHVPAKFIFERLVRFIEPQAKRSNVNIVLQIPEDQELYVDPDHIHQAFFNIAQSSIQNMPEGGTLKIELITQERFHAVLFSDTGPGIPPDEIKLLFKPFYTRQSGSSSLGLTISRGIIEKHGGRIEVESIIGKGTTFSVYLPYRIT